In the genome of Raphanus sativus cultivar WK10039 chromosome 4, ASM80110v3, whole genome shotgun sequence, one region contains:
- the LOC108855065 gene encoding probable cyclic nucleotide-gated ion channel 6, which translates to MFDCGTTNGVKSQVISGHREKFIRLESMDSRYSSSQSSDNNTGLNKCTLNIQGGGPKRFAQGSKTSSGSFKKGFRKGSEGLWSIGRSIGLGVSRAVFPEDLKVSEKKIFDPQDKFLLLCNKLFVASCILAVSVDPLFLYLPFINDKAKCIGIDRKLAIVATTLRTVIDSFYLFHMALRFRTAYVAPSSRVFGRGELVIDPAQIAKRYLQQYFIVDLLSVLPVPQIIVWRFLYTSRGANVLATKQALRYIVLVQYIPRFLRMYPLSSELKRTAGVFAETAWAGAAYYLLLYMLASHIVGALWYLLALERNNDCWIKACHSREDSNCTRNFLFCGNQNMEGYAAWDTVKYSILQEKCPVNVTDGEEPPFDFGIYSRALSSGIVSSKKFVSKYFFCLWWGLQNLSTLGQGLETSTYPGEVIFSIALAIAGLLLFALLIGNMQTYLQSLTIRLEEMRVKRRDSEQWMHHRMLPPELRERVRRYDQYKWLETRGVDEENIVSNLPKDLRRDIKRHLCLALVRRVPLFDNMDERLLDAICMRLKPCLYTDKSFLVREGDPVNEMLFIIRGRLESVTTDGGRSGFYNRSLLKEGDFCGDELLTWALDPKSGSNLPSSTRTVKALTEVEAFALIADELKFVASQFRRLHSRQVQHTFRFYSQQWRTWAACFIQAAWRRYTKRKKLEQLRKEEEEEEEESAARLIAGGSPYSIRATFLASKFAANALRSVHKNRTKKLNLAPPSTKELVKFQKPPEPDFSADC; encoded by the exons ATGTTTGATTGTGGCACAACAAATGGAGTCAAATCTCAAGTAATCAGTGGCCATCGTGAGAAGTTTATCAG GTTAGAGAGTATGGACTCAAGGTACTCCTCCTCCCAGAGCTCCGATAACAACACGGGCCTAAACAAATGCACGTTAAACATACAAGGAGGAGGACCCAAACGTTTCGCTCAGGGAAGCAAAACATCATCCGGATCTTTCAAGAAAGGTTTCAGAAAAGGCTCAGAGGGTCTTTGGTCCATAGGAAGATCCATAGGACTCGGCGTCTCGCGCGCTGTCTTTCCAGAAGATCTCAAAGTGTCGGAGAAGAAGATATTCGATCCGCAGGACAAGTTCCTCCTCCTCTGCAACAAGCTCTTCGTTGCTTCCTGCATTTTAGCTGTCTCCGTGGACCCGCTCTTCTTGTACCTTCCGTTTATAAACGACAAAGCCAAGTGCATCGGTATAGACAGGAAGCTGGCGATCGTAGCGACGACGTTGAGGACGGTCATAGATTCTTTTTACCTCTTTCACATGGCTTTGAGGTTTAGAACAGCGTACGTTGCTCCTTCTTCAAGGGTTTTTGGGAGAGGAGAGCTTGTGATTGATCCTGCACAGATAGCTAAACGGTATCTGCAGCAGTACTTCATAGTTGATTTGCTTTCTGTGCTTCCTGTTCCACAG ATTATAGTTTGGAGATTCCTATACACGTCTAGGGGTGCGAATGTTCTGGCGACAAAGCAAGCACTTCGGTACATAGTGTTGGTTCAGTACATTCCGCGTTTTCTTAGGATGTATCCTTTAAGTTCAGAGCTGAAGAGAACAGCGGGAGTATTCGCTGAAACTGCTTGGGCTGGTGCAGCTTACTATCTGCTACTCTACATGCTTGCAAGTCAT ATCGTTGGGGCGTTGTGGTACTTGCTTGCGTTAGAACGCAATAACGACTGCTGGATCAAGGCTTGCCACAGCAGGGAAGACAGCAACTGTACCAGAAACTTTTTGTTTTGCGGTAACCAAAACATGGAAGGTTATGCTGCTTGGGACACTGTGAAGTATTCGATTCTTCAGGAAAAGTGCCCTGTCAATGTCACTGATGGGGAAGAGCCTCCTTTTGATTTTGGAATCTACTCGAGAGCTCTCTCCTCTGGCATTGTTTCGTCTAAGAAGTTTGTGTCAAAGTACTTCTTCTGTTTGTGGTGGGGATTACAGAATCTTAG TACACTTGGTCAAGGGCTTGAAACTAGCACATACCCTGGAGAGGTTATATTCTCCATAGCACTTGCTATTGCTGGACTTTTACTCTTTGCCCTTCTCATTGGAAACATGCAG ACTTATCTTCAATCGCTAACTATCCGGTTAGAAGAAATGCGAGTCAAAAGACGGGACTCAGAACAGTGGATGCATCATAGAATGCTTCCACCAGAACTGCGAGAACGTGTCAGAAGATATGACCAGTACAAGTGGTTAGAGACGCGTGGAGTTGATGAAGAGAACATTGTTTCAAACCTCCCAAAGGATCTTAGAAGAGACATCAAACGTCATCTCTGTCTAGCATTAGTCCGAAGA GTTCCATTGTTCGATAATATGGATGAGAGGCTGCTAGATGCAATCTGCATGAGGCTCAAGCCATGTCTATACACTGACAAGTCGTTCTTGGTTCGTGAGGGAGATCCTGTGAACGAGATGCTCTTCATAATCCGTGGTCGGCTCGAGAGTGTGACCACGGATGGTGGGAGAAGCGGATTCTACAACCGGAGTTTACTTAAAGAAGGAGACTTCTGTGGGGACGAGCTTTTGACATGGGCGCTTGATCCCAAATCAGGTTCTAACTTGCCTTCCTCAACGAGAACCGTCAAGGCCTTGACAGAAGTAGAAGCTTTCGCTTTGATAGCCGATGAGCTTAAGTTTGTGGCGAGCCAGTTCAGGAGACTGCACAGCAGACAAGTGCAGCACACTTTCAGATTCTATTCACAGCAGTGGAGGACATGGGCTGCTTGCTTTATCCAAGCTGCGTGGAGACGGTACACGAAGAGGAAGAAACTTGAACAGCTTaggaaagaagaggaggaagaagaagaggagtctGCTGCAAGACTTATTGCAGGAGGAAGTCCTTATAGCATTAGAGCGACGTTCTTGGCTTCAAAGTTTGCTGCAAATGCACTTCGTAGTGTTCACAAGAACCGGACTAAGAAGTTGAATTTGGCACCACCGTCGACTAAAGAATTGGTGAAGTTTCAGAAACCCCCAGAACCTGATTTCTCTGCTGATTGCTGA
- the LOC108853399 gene encoding early nodulin-like protein 11 yields the protein MAPLNPVLPLVFLLLTTFYHLGEGREAHTFLVGGSANGWKVPESSDNKTLTHWAETQRFLVGDSLEFDFDMTKDSVFQVTKENYEKCITENPSKNYTHNKVILKLDVSGPHYFISGTPGNCAKGEKLIVVVASTGHPPAPPSPKPVPPTPKPVPATAPPTPSKPSTSPTPATAPPTPSKPSTSPAPAPNAAAGLVAGSGIFWAFVAVIGFAWA from the exons atggcgCCTTTGAATCCTGTTTTGCCTCTAGTATTCCTCTTATTGACGACGTTCTACCACCTTGGCGAGGGCCGTGAGGCTCACACATTTCTTGTGGGAGGATCAGCTAACGGATGGAAGGTTCCAGAATCATCTGACAACAAGACTCTCACCCATTGGGCTGAGACCCAAAGATTCCTAGTAGGAGACAGTCTCG AGTTTGACTTCGATATGACGAAAGATTCGGTGTTCCAAGTGACAAAAGAAAACTACGAAAAGTGCATTACAGAAAATCCATCGAAAAACTATACACACAATAAAGTCATCCTGAAACTTGATGTCTCAGGTCCACACTACTTCATCAGTGGAACTCCTGGTAATTGCGCTAAAGGTGAGAAACTGATCGTCGTGGTTGCGTCAACTGGACACCCGCCCGCACCACCCTCGCCCAAGCCCGTACCACCCACGCCCAAGCCCGTACCAGCTACTGCTCCACCAACTCCTTCAAAGCCTTCTACTTCCCCAACACCAGCTACTGCTCCACCAACTCCTTCGAAACCTTCTACTTCCCCAGCACCAGCTCCAAACGCTGCCGCTGGGTTGGTTGCTGGAAGTGGCATCTTCTGGGCCTTTGTTGCTGTCATTGGATTCGCTTGGGCTTAA